The DNA segment CATAGAAGATTTGATCAATCACAAAGAGCTATGAAAAGTATAGACGAGATAAATGCTGGACTTATAGATAAAATTGGAGGAAATACTAGATAATGAACGCAAGTAAAATATCGGGTACTCTTTTTGAGCAATTAAATTTTAGAGCTGAAAGACAAAAAGTAATATCTAGTAATATTGCGAATGTAAATACTCCTGATTATAAAACAAAAGAGTTGGTTTTTGATGATGAATTAAATTTAGCTATGAAAAACTCTTTACAAATGAATCAAACAAATAGAATGCATATGAATAATATTGATATTAATTCAAGATTATCGAATCCAAGATTAGTTGAAGTAAAAGGTTTACAAGAACAGAATGATGGAAATAATGTAAATTTAGACTCACAAATAAGTGAGCAATCTAAAAATAAAGTTATACTTGATGCAATTCAAACAGCAATCAAAAGAGATTCAAGATTATTTAGAAATATGATTGATTCATCTTCAAAAATTTAATTTAATATAGGGTATTTATGGATCAACTTTTAAAGTTTGTAAATAATTTAAATACAGCTCAAAGAGCAGTAATAATTGGAGGAGTCTCTTTATTATTTATAGTATTAGTTGGTTTCTTAGTATATTCAAATATTAAAGCTGAGGATAAAAAGCTAAATTATACAATAGCTTCTAATCTTACAAAATCTCAAGTTATGTTGGCAAGTGAAGAACTTGAAGCAGCAGGGATACAATTTTCTGTTATAGGAACAGGAAATAATTTAACTCTTAAAACTTCAAAAGAATTTGTAAATATTGCAAAAATAAAATTAGTTACAAGTGAAGCAGCAACAAGTAAACATGTAGGCTGGGAAATCTTTGAAAAATCATCATTGGGAACTACTAATTTTGAAAATAAAGTAAAATATTTAAGAGCTTTAGAAGGCGAACTTAGTCGTTCATTAGAAGCTTTAAATGGTGTATTAAAAGCAAGTGTTAAGATAGCCATACCAAAAGATACTATATTTACAGAAAAAAAAGGTTTAACTACAGCTTCTGCTATTTTATCAATTAAACCAGGTATTTTTTTAACACAAAAACAAATAGATGGTATTAAAAATTTTATAGCATCAGCAGTTCCTGATTTAAAGCAAGAAAATATTCAGTTAATAGATCAAGATGGAAGTTTACTTGAACTTTCTAATGAAGATGAAAATAACCAAAAATCAATAACTCAAACAAAATATAAAGATACATTAGAAGAGGATTACTCTAAAAAAATAGTAGCATTACTTGAACCATTTGTAGGTGTTGGAAGAGTTGTTGCTAAAGTTACTTTATCTTTAGATTTTATTAAAAAAGATATTGAAGAAGAGATTTATAATCCAGAGGGAACTATAAGATCTCAACAAGTAATAGAGAATAATAGTTCAGCACAAGGAATGCCAAATAATTCAGGTGGAGTAGCTGGAGTTGATAATAATATTCAAGAACCAGCAAATGCAAATGGTGGTTCAAATATTGCTTCAAATACAGAAGGTACAAATACTGTAACGAACTATGAGATATCTAGAAAATTTGTATCTCAAAAAGATTACAATTATACAAATATAAAAAGAATTACTGCTGCTGTTACATTTGATTCTAGTGTTTTAAAAGATATCCCAAATAAAGATGAATTTATAGCTTCTCTTGAATCAATAGTTCAAAATACAATTGGATACGATCAAGCTAGAGGAGATCAAGTTACTGTTAAAGATTTCAAATTTATTGGAGTTAAACCTTTAGAACAAGTTGAACAAGTAATTGATGAAAATGGTAATGTTGTTGTTAAAGACAGTGAATCTGTTGATACTTTAAGTCAAATAAAAGCATTTTTGCAAGAGTTTGGAGATTATATTCAATATCTAATAGCAGCAATATTGCTATTTATATTCTACAAAAAATTTATAGCTTCAAATGAAATAGTTGTTTTGGGAGATGGAGTTACAAATTCTAAAGGAAAAGGTTCTAAAAAGCAATCAGGTAATGATGATGGACTTATTGATGATATGCTTTCAAATTTAGAACAGGAATTTGAAATAAGTAGTGCTCAAGGTAGACTTAAATCAAAAGTAAAAAGTCAAATATTAAATAATATTGATGGTCTTGATGAAGAATCTGCAGCTAAGTATGAAGTATTTATCGAAGAATTAGACAAAGAAATAAATAATAATCCAGCAGAAGTAGCAAGAATGATAGAGTTGCTATTAACTGAAGGAAACAATAACTTCAGAAAAAGGTAGAAAATGACGAGAGTACTTGAAGATGACATTCTAAGAGGAATGTCAATGATGGAAAAAGTTGCAAGATTCTTTGTTTTAATAGGTGAAGATTCAACTGTAAAAATTTTTCAACATCTACCAAAAGAGTTAGTTGAAGCTATATCAACAGCAATTACTCAAATTTCATCTATAAATAAAGATGTTTCATTAGCTGTTTTAGAAGAGTTTCATCTTTATACTAGAAGTAAAAGTTTTATTAGTTCTGGTGGATATGATTTTGCAAAAGATATTTTATATAAATCTTTAGGAAAAGAAGAAGCGGATGAGGTCCTAGCAAAACTTTCAAGAATGAAATTAGCTTCTCAAGCTTTTGCATATCTTGATGGAATAAATCCAAAACAGCTTAGTGATTTTATAAAAGATGAATCTCCACATACAATAGCTGTTATTTTAGCTCATATGGATCCTTCAAAAGCATCTGAAGTTTTAATGCAATTAGATGAAGAAGTAAGAGTAAAAGTTACAATTCAAGTTGCTACAATAAAGGACGTTTCACCTGATGTTGTAAGAACAATTTCATCTGTTTTAGAAAAGAAACTAGAGTCTTTATTATCTTCAATTGTTGATGTTGGTGGTGTAAGAGTTGTTGCTGATATGTTAAATAAGATGGGACCAAAAGCACAAGATATACTAAAAAATATAAATGGTATTGATACTGTACTTGCAACAAAGATTAAAGATAATATGTTTGTATTTGAAGATTTATTGAATTTAGATGCTGAATATATTATGAAAATATTACAAGGTGTTGAATCTACTGAAGTTGCAATTGCAATGAAAAATACAACAGAAGAACAAATAGAAAAAGTTACAAGTGCTATGAGTCAAAGAGTAAAAGAGAGATTTTTAGAAGAAAGTGAGATGTTAACAAAAGTGAAAATTAAGGACATAGAAGCTGCTCAAAGAAAAATGCTTGATATTGCACAAAAGATGATAGAAGAAGGTATTATTGAAAGAGAGAGCAACTAATGGCTGATAATGTTTACTCAAATGCAAAAGTTATAAATAATGAAGAAAATATACAAAAATTTGAGTTGGGAACATTTGTAAGTAATGGTATTGAATCAAGTATTGTAGAAAATTCAAATACAATTTTAAATGATAAAAATATAAATGGAAGAGTTGATCCAGTTTTATTAGAAATAAGAAATATAAATGAAAAGTTAAATCAAATTTCAGAAAAAGTTATAAGTATTGAAAATGATGGTATAAAAGGTAAAGATATAGATGCCCAGGTTGTCCAAGCAATAAAAGATTTAAAACAGTATGCTGCTTTTTTTGAACAAGCAACTTTTCAAATGGAAACTAAATTATTAAAGACTTCTATCGCATTAGCACAGAAGATAATTTCTATAGAAGTTGGAGAAAATTCAGCAAAAATAGCAAAGCAGACAATAATATTTTTATTAGAAAAAATAAAAGCAGCGTCTAAAGTACAAATACATTTAAATCCGAAAGATTATGAAATTTTAAAAAATGAATTAAATTTAGAATCGTTTATTGAATTGTTAAAAGATCCAAATGTTGTTGCAGGTGGAGTGGTAATTGCAAGTGATTTAGGTAATTTTGATGGAAGCATAGAATCTAAAGTTTCTTCAATGCTTGAAACCTTAGATTTAGTAATATAAATATTACTTAATAACGAAAATTATGATATAATTTAACAAATGTTAAAAAGAGTTTAAATGGAAATTAGTGAAAGAGATTATGATTTACTTGTAGATACCGAAATAGTTGTAGATGTTATGCTAGGAAGTACAAATATAAGTATTGGAGAATTTATTAAGCTAACAGAAGGTGATATAGTTTCACTACATAAGCCAGGTGGTTCAGGTGGTGAGATTTATGTTAATTCAAGAATTATTGGAACTGGTGACATTATAGTAATGGATGACAAATTAGCAGTTAGAGTTCAAGATGCTATGGATTCAGATAATGTTGTTCGATATTTCTTTGAAGAACATATGATTTAAGGAGGATTAAAATGGCTGAAATTAGTGGTGTAAGCACAAATACTGGAATTGATGGTAGTACATATACGTCAAGTGTAAGCAATGACTCTCTTTCTACAAATGATTTTTTAAAATTGATGATTCAAGAACTTAAGCTTCAAGATCCAACAAAACCTATGGATTCTGCAAGAATGCTTGAAACTCAAATGCAAATGTCAACATTAAATTCGAATATGAGTATGGTGAAAACTCTTGAATCAATTCAAAAAGCTTTTACTCAATCTTCAATATCAACGGCAACTGGAGTTATAGGAAAGCATGTTGAAAATGGAACTGTAGCAGAAGATGGAGTTACAAATAAGGCATTTATTGTAAGAAGTATTGAAAATATTGAGGGTGATATAAAAGCTACTGTTCAAAGAATGTTATATTTAGAACAAGTTGTAACAATTCCAGATCCATCTGATTCATCAAAAACTAAGATGGTGAATTATGATGCATCTGGATATATTTATAATGACGAAGG comes from the Aliarcobacter cibarius genome and includes:
- the flgB gene encoding flagellar basal body rod protein FlgB; protein product: MNASKISGTLFEQLNFRAERQKVISSNIANVNTPDYKTKELVFDDELNLAMKNSLQMNQTNRMHMNNIDINSRLSNPRLVEVKGLQEQNDGNNVNLDSQISEQSKNKVILDAIQTAIKRDSRLFRNMIDSSSKI
- the fliF gene encoding flagellar basal-body MS-ring/collar protein FliF, with amino-acid sequence MDQLLKFVNNLNTAQRAVIIGGVSLLFIVLVGFLVYSNIKAEDKKLNYTIASNLTKSQVMLASEELEAAGIQFSVIGTGNNLTLKTSKEFVNIAKIKLVTSEAATSKHVGWEIFEKSSLGTTNFENKVKYLRALEGELSRSLEALNGVLKASVKIAIPKDTIFTEKKGLTTASAILSIKPGIFLTQKQIDGIKNFIASAVPDLKQENIQLIDQDGSLLELSNEDENNQKSITQTKYKDTLEEDYSKKIVALLEPFVGVGRVVAKVTLSLDFIKKDIEEEIYNPEGTIRSQQVIENNSSAQGMPNNSGGVAGVDNNIQEPANANGGSNIASNTEGTNTVTNYEISRKFVSQKDYNYTNIKRITAAVTFDSSVLKDIPNKDEFIASLESIVQNTIGYDQARGDQVTVKDFKFIGVKPLEQVEQVIDENGNVVVKDSESVDTLSQIKAFLQEFGDYIQYLIAAILLFIFYKKFIASNEIVVLGDGVTNSKGKGSKKQSGNDDGLIDDMLSNLEQEFEISSAQGRLKSKVKSQILNNIDGLDEESAAKYEVFIEELDKEINNNPAEVARMIELLLTEGNNNFRKR
- the fliG gene encoding flagellar motor switch protein FliG; the encoded protein is MTRVLEDDILRGMSMMEKVARFFVLIGEDSTVKIFQHLPKELVEAISTAITQISSINKDVSLAVLEEFHLYTRSKSFISSGGYDFAKDILYKSLGKEEADEVLAKLSRMKLASQAFAYLDGINPKQLSDFIKDESPHTIAVILAHMDPSKASEVLMQLDEEVRVKVTIQVATIKDVSPDVVRTISSVLEKKLESLLSSIVDVGGVRVVADMLNKMGPKAQDILKNINGIDTVLATKIKDNMFVFEDLLNLDAEYIMKILQGVESTEVAIAMKNTTEEQIEKVTSAMSQRVKERFLEESEMLTKVKIKDIEAAQRKMLDIAQKMIEEGIIERESN
- a CDS encoding FliH/SctL family protein, giving the protein MADNVYSNAKVINNEENIQKFELGTFVSNGIESSIVENSNTILNDKNINGRVDPVLLEIRNINEKLNQISEKVISIENDGIKGKDIDAQVVQAIKDLKQYAAFFEQATFQMETKLLKTSIALAQKIISIEVGENSAKIAKQTIIFLLEKIKAASKVQIHLNPKDYEILKNELNLESFIELLKDPNVVAGGVVIASDLGNFDGSIESKVSSMLETLDLVI
- a CDS encoding FliM/FliN family flagellar motor switch protein gives rise to the protein MEISERDYDLLVDTEIVVDVMLGSTNISIGEFIKLTEGDIVSLHKPGGSGGEIYVNSRIIGTGDIIVMDDKLAVRVQDAMDSDNVVRYFFEEHMI
- a CDS encoding flagellar hook assembly protein FlgD produces the protein MAEISGVSTNTGIDGSTYTSSVSNDSLSTNDFLKLMIQELKLQDPTKPMDSARMLETQMQMSTLNSNMSMVKTLESIQKAFTQSSISTATGVIGKHVENGTVAEDGVTNKAFIVRSIENIEGDIKATVQRMLYLEQVVTIPDPSDSSKTKMVNYDASGYIYNDEGKKTGQKVALSDPGTPLVKEGKLVILDEDGNEVSTHDFKLSGQSMPVYSDATEQIPFSSITKIF